A stretch of DNA from Electrophorus electricus isolate fEleEle1 chromosome 18, fEleEle1.pri, whole genome shotgun sequence:
AAAGATTTTGTGTCTAGAAGcattcattgttttttaaagattattattgCCTATAATTataacagtggaaaaaaaacatttatataaaataatctaaaatccCACTGAGCTCTccagaaataaatgcatatgactgacagacagacaaacagacagacagagatagatagatagatagatagatagatagatagatagatagatagatagatagatagatagatagatagatagatagatagatagatagatagatagatagatagatgtagaAATGTGCTTACCTCAAGGTCACACATTTGTTtaggatgttttgttttgtttggagtCCTACGGCGACCTACAGAAAACAGTAAAACTCAAGCCTACCAGAAATGTAGAATAAATTGTAGAGCTGCTACAGTCCACCTTTAAATTGCTTTCATATtcagctaaatggcataaatattACTGTTACTTTGTGTTTAAGATGAACTAaatggtttttaatgttttaacactaacacacacacacacacacacacacagacacacacacacatatatatatatatatatatatatatatatatatatatatatatatatatatatatatatatatatatatatacacacacacacataaacacacattgtatacaaaccacactacacacattaacacactacacagaacaaagcaaacttttaaagacaaaaatcCTCCAATAAAATATGAACatgacttaatatttacagaagCCACTCCACTTTTAATTCtgatatacaatataaaattacatatacacttatatatcttatatatcacatatatatacacatcactTACCCTTGCACATTATGCATGTGACAGATGTAATCGAGACAGTAATCAACAGAAAACTTAAAAGTGACATCAATAATGTATACTGGCTCGTAGGGATAGTGACGTTAGCGTCGACAGAACAGGACGATGGCAACTCCTCTGGGTATTAAAAGACATATTGTAtcacattagtgtgtgtgtgtgtgtgtgtgtgtgtgtgtgtgtgtgtgtgtgtgtgtgtgtgtgtgtgtgtgtgtttatatatatatatatatatatatatatatatatatatatatatatatatatatatatatatatatatatatataaacacacacacgcctgcctGCTTTATGCATTACTGTCTGTAATTAATGATAAGATCATGAAAACATCAGACCTCACCGACTATCAGCTCCGTGCCTGTTCCGTAAATCTTTGGTCCAAGAACTGGTATCTCCGTCCACCCTGTACAGTAATAGGTGCCGCTGTGGTTCCTCCCGACTGATATTAAGTTTAGGGTGTGGGATATGTTTCTGATGCTGGACTTGTATTTCATAGCAGAGATATTATACGATTTGACTCCCATTTCTGTGCGATTATTTTTCAGCCACGCCAGCTTCACTAGGATGACAGGTGGCTCCACTGTGAAATGGCAGGTCATGTTCACACTCTCGCACTGCAGCGCTTCTCTCTGGGCTGTCTGCCACAGAGTCAACGTTGTTCCGTACACACATTCTAAAGACAGAGCCACTATAAAAACTCTTTATGTAGTCGCCTAGTGAATTGttaaattaaaagtttaaacaTTCCTTACCTGtgagaaaaaatattaaaaagatgTTACACAACATTTCTGCGCCTGTCTGGTCGTTCTTGCGGAGAGCGCGTACTTCTATAACGGCAACAACTGAACTTTGTTTTGTGGCAAATTTTTACCAAAATCACCGCATCCGTCATCTCCTAACTGTCATCTTCCATGCCTGCAAATGGGCTTACACACACTGCGTTCACACCTTCAGGTAAGAGTAGATCTACTCAGCAAAGCAGTCATGTTATGGTTCTGATATTATTTCTATATTGTATCTgatattatttctatattttttctGATACtatttctatattatttttgatagtatttctatattatttatatattgtttctgatatttttatattatttctatagtttctgatactatttttattatttctatattGTTTCAGATATTATTTCTATATTGTTTCAGATACTATttctatattatttatatattgtttctgatattttatattatttatatattgtttctgATACtatttctattatttatatattgtttcagATATTATTTCTATATTGTTTTAGAtactatttatatattatttctatattgtttctgatatttttatattatttctatATTGTTTCTGATACtatttctattatttatatattgtttcagATATTACTTCTATATTGTTTTAGATAGTATttctatattatttatatattgtttctgatattatttatatattgtttctgatatttatatattatttatagatTGTTTctgatattatttatatatagtttgATAGTGTttctatattatttatatagtttCTGATAGTATTTctattatttctatattatttatgttgtttctGATATATTTCTATATAGTTTCTGATAGTacttatatattatttatatattgtttctgatattatttatatattgtttctgATAGTATTTCTGTAGCCTACAGAAACGTCCCTGGTACAGCTCAGTGCCGTGTGTCGGTATGACCCTCCACTAACTGTCATCTTATGTTTCTGATATTATTtctacattatttattatttattctatattatttctatattattcCTATATTATTATTTAGCCTACAGAAACGTCTCTGGTACAGCTCGGTGCCGTGTGTCGGTAtgtccctccacccctccactaGCAATCATGTTATGTTTCTGATATTATTtctacattatttatttattatttattctatattatttctatattattatttagcCTACAGAAACGTCGGTAtgtccctccacccctccactaGCAGTCATGTTATGTTTCTGatattatttctattttatttttatttatttttttattttatttttttattctgtattatttctatattattatttagcCTACAGAAATGTCTGGTACAGCGTGTCGGTATGTCCCTCCACCAGCAGTGGTTCCTGTGATCACTGTCACGTGCTCTGCGCCGTTCACGGACAGCGCGTGACACCCAGCGTGCCCTTTATCCGACATGGTTCTGCACGTGTACGTTCCGTTAGGCGaactgtttttttgggggggggttaattaaaattaaaaacacgAAGAGTAATTCAGGTTTGATTCTATTCCCATGTATTCTTAAAATAATCTATGTTGGTTAGActacatgttttcatttttatatgctCTCCACCTTTCATAAAACTCACATTTAAAGGGAAGCTCGTGTCGGGGCCCCTTGATTCATCGGTAAACGAGATGGCGTCGTTACCCTTTTAAATTCCGCCAGTGTAGGTAGTCGctaaaattaaacagaaaaggCTCGTAAATGACCCATAACCCATATCTATATCTCGGTACTGTCTATTTTAATCGCTCTCTGTAGCTTTTATTTCTCGATTTAAGTAGGCAACCTCTACTTTTGGTGACTGTAGCGTGACATCACAATGCTAATTGGACTCCTTTATGTTGTATTTCTACTAACTGTCTTGTTCTGTATATTGTCTTTGTGACAAAATATAAATTCATTGACTTGTCGCTACACTTGGCGTTAAAGTAGTGAAACTTGTGGACAgttatattttgtgttataCGTTGTGCCGCCTACAGACGATGTGGGTAATGACTTTATACATGTCGCCTAGCAACAGTCTGTGAGCCTCGCGAGGTGTCGTAGCTACTGTTAGCTTAGTTATCTTAACTAAGGCTAGTTTTCAACCAGTATCTTAGGTAGCCTAACTAGCTATAAAGCTCTGTGCTATATCTTCTGCTAATTCCAAACCATCACAAGCTGCCCGATTTTGTTCGTAggttaaataatttaatcttTTTAGCAGATAGTAATCTAAGCTTTACTCCTTCAACTGACGAAGCAGCTAACGTCTTATCATTTAGCCTAACTTGAATTAAAGGTATATTGCATACATGAATATAAACTCTTCTTCGTTACTCAAAGATAAAGCATTTTCATTCTAAGATTTAAAGATATAAAAAGTTGAGACGCTACTACCTTACTATTTGATAATGTAGGGTTAGCTAGTTTAGCCAGTTGAAGTATTAGCAAATGGGCAACTGCTCCAAACGCGCAGGTAGAGCGTTAACGTTTAACGTTAGTAATGTAATGCATACAGTGTAACGTTTAACGTTACTAGTTTAGTGCATACACTGTATGTCCAGTCGGCGGTTTAATGTAAGAGAAGTTAACCCCTGCGAGAATTTCACCTCACCTTTGCCTCTGCTATTTTCATGACTCTGGGGACACCAGCTTTGATAAGACAGGATCCACCTGTATTGAATAAATTTATTTGCTTTGTTATGTGaacaacagagaacagagaaaaaactaaattatataattaatattcattatttcaaaaacatccaGAACAATATATCAGTTGGGTTTTGATGTTgttgctctctttttttttacctaaataggaaaaaaaaagtgatttctgtgttttaaaataaaatataaaaactaacTGACCAAAGGTACATGGCCTGCCagtctccccctcccctctctctcccctctgcagTGGGGTAATACTCCCCTACACCCTGGACTGTAATAAACTCTTCTCTTCACCTGGCCTGAGCTCTCGACACAGTCCTCCGTATTTTTCTGAAGTTAGGGAATAATTTTGCACTGTATGCTTTTGTCTCCTGCTTTCCATCATGAGTTCTGGGATTTCACAATtgggagaaaaggaaagaaggtTGTCCATCAGTGGCAGTGTGGCAAAAGTCGATGAGATCAAGATTCCTCCACCCATAAGGAGTTACATCTTTCTGACTATTTTCACATGTTTCTGTCCAGCCTGGCCAATCAACATCGTGGCCTTGGTTTTTTCTTTGATGGTAAGATACTGATTTATCTATTTGGTGACATGTTTCTCTAACATTTTTTAGTCTAACTGAGTGCAGTGGTTGACTTGCTAAACACGTTTCATTTCAAAAGTGTTCATGCAAAGCTTTTCTTTATCTGTGTTGCCTAATTTGGTCATTGAGAACAGACTCCTTATAGTGCTGTAGATATGCAGATTAGATTGGAGCCTGGGTAGCACTTAGAGTGGAGGGGTTGTTTTCTTTACTCAATCATACCCTGCAGACTGTGAAATCAGACCAAAGCGTTGAGTTCTCAAGATTCACACACGCAACTTATAAGTGTTATAAATAGACAGGCCTCAAGTGTCAGCAGCCCCCAAGAAGTGTGTAAAGGTGCATGcacgcatagacacacacacacacacacatacacaccacagacactcacatgcatacttggcacacacactcactcacacagaaacacacactcgtACTCCTTCCTGCACAGCACCAAACTGAGAGTGGCAGGTTTAGCTGCTGAACATGTGGGCAGTAGATGAATAAAAGTTCATATTCAGGTCCATGTTCATACTGGTCCATGTTTGGATTGGTctatatgcaaactgatccatACGCAGGCCCATGTCCATGATGTAAATCTCCTGTTCCACCACATCTCAAAGGTGTTCTACTGCACTGAGATCTGaggaggccatttgagtacaggGAACTCATCGTCATGTTCAATAAACCAGTTTGACATGATCTGAGCTGTGTGAGATGGCGTGTTTTCCTGCTGGAAGTCGCCATCAGAAAATGGTGCACTGTGGTTGTAACGTGGCGCGATCATCACACGGACGCATACGCTGACAAGAGAGATTTATTATGAGCAAAACCAATATAAGGGTCATAATAACCAGCATCAAAGCCAGCATGAAGAGTACTaggaaacataaacaaaaatcaaaaacacacGATAACCGAATAGACAATGTggaacacaaactacacaaccagAGGCTAGTTAAAAcatgcagcacaaacacaacaggGCTTAGGACAAACGTCATGAGCGAGGACAAACAATGAGATCAAATACAGAGTTTAAATAACAAGACTAattagaaagaaataaagaacagaCAAAACTATTGAAAGACAAGAAAACtcaaacaaggggcagagcATCAAGGAAGCAGtccaaacaaaaagacaagacagggttaccatggagacatgGTGCTAGGAGGGACCAGCCTTGACAGTGGTCATAAAGGgttggacatggtcagcaacaatacttaGGTAGGCTGTGCTGTTTAGGCTTAGTTGGTATTAAGGAGCCCAAAATGTGCCAAAAAAGTCTCCCCTACAGCATCACCCCACCAGCAGCCTGAACCATTGATagaaggcaggatggatccatgttttcatgttggttatgccaaattctgaccccaCCATCTGAATGTCACAGCAGATATTGAAACTCATCATACCAGTCAACATTATTCCAGTCTTCTACTGTTCAATTTTGATGAGCCTGTATGAATTGTGGCCTCTGTTgtctgttcttagctgacaggagtgtCACCCTGTGtagtcttctgctgctgtagtctATCTGCTACtatttgaaaatgttgaaactttaaacaataaacacaatttgGTGTGTGCTCAAAATGGTCATATTCCTCagtgttttattgttctttaaAACCATGgatggagtttttttttctccagtggTTTGTTTCTTCACACCTTAACCTCAGGGTTTGCACTCTCACTGGTAAACAATGCATCTGTACAGTGCAACAACTACAAACCTCTTTTCTGACTGATAAGGTTCCTCACGCAGCCATTCCCATGAGCACTTCAGCCAATCAGTGCAGTGCAATCCAGAGCAGGGACACACTGACCTATGGTCACACTAAGCACTCAAGCAGAGAAACTGCAGGGAGGATGAATTTATTTCTATAGACAAGAACTGGTGGTAAACCCACACAGTTCCCCAGATAAGTACAATACGTGTGACAAATCCCTTAGTGCAGACTACTGACACATCTAGTGTGTGTTGGATAATTCATATTAAAGAATCAGATTCTATCAGTCATATTTGCCCTCTGATTGGTTAATAGCTCTCTGAAGCGTGTTATTACTGGTTGTCTGGAGCAGTGGCTTTGGAGCtgccgtgtgtatgtgtgcgctaGAGGCTGTACGTGTGGTTTCAGGTTGACTGTTCAGCAATGTAACAGGCCTGCAGTGCAGACTGAGGAGGCGTTGGTGCGCCCTTTCAAATCACGCCAGCTCACTGAATGTCCTCTcctacagcacgcacacacgcatgcactcagGACCTGCTGCATCATGCCTGCAGAAAGCTGTAGGGTGAAACATGAAATGTGAGGTGTTTGGAATCATACAGTCATTCTAACAGCATGCCCCAGACTACACAGCACACCGTGGCCTCCCGCAGGGCTCCACGCGTAACCTGGTCTCAACTGCTAGTGTTGCGATGACCCTGGAACTGGTGGGTTTTATAAGCAGCAGTTTCATACACTTTCATGCCCGTTGCTGGGGGAGCCTGACACTGCTTGGGGTTCTATTaaagttttcatttcattttatttaattttattttaagcagATGGGCGACTTTTTCTATCCACTTAACTAACCATTCATGCCCTCTATTTTGATTCTGTGAGTACTCAGGAAGTTCACCACGCTGTTTTTTACCACGCTGTGTTCAGTTCACCACGCTGTGTTGTTTACTATGCTGTGTTCAGTTCACCACAGTGTTCAGTTCACCACGCTGTGTTGTTTACCACGCTGTGTTCAGTTTACCACACTGTTCACTTCACCACTGTTCAGTTCACCACGCTGTGTTCAGTTCACCACACTGTTGTTTACTACGCTGTGTTGTTTACCATGCTGTGTTCAGTTCACCACGCTGTGTTCAGTTATCACATTGTGTTCAGTTCATCATGCTGTGTTCAGTTTTCAGTGCAATAGGATTTTTCTCTTTGCTGCCAGTCACAGAAGAGCTATGATAACGAAGACTACGACGGGTCCCAGCGTCTAGGGAGGGTGGCTCTTTACATCGCCATCGCCTCCATCATCATCGGCCTCCTCATCATCACTGTCTTCTGCGTCGTGCACTTCACtacggtacacacacacctgcatgcacacacacaaatgtagggcacatgcacacacatgcatgcatgcatacacgcgcacacacccacaaacacatacacacacttagtTCAGCAGATGAAATTAGCCCAATTTCCTTTCTTCTGTAATCTCTAATCTAGTGTGTCATACTAGTTGTTACAATCATGTTAGGTTCTGTGGTTCTATGCTGATATAATGCCCATGTTGAAAACTCCCAGAATCCCATGTGATCACGCAGACGAtggtgccatggcaacaggacaCTCATGTGCACTGGAGTACTGACAGCATGAAGCAGGACACTCTGCCCTGCATCTGTACCTCGCCCGGCATCTGTGCTCAACCCTGCTAGACACCTCACCCTGCATCTGTACACCACCCTGCTACAGGCACCGTGCCCTGCGTCTGTACTCCACACGTGATGGAAACTCCTGTGATGGAGACTATTCATGGCTAATAtgtatcttatttattttaaacaagtcTTATGGTCTTAAGAGTGTAAATGTATCTACTGAGACAGTGTTCACTAGATTCCAGAAAATTCTTGTTTTGCTGTAAGACAATGTGAAGTTTGTTTGTTCCTCAGTCCTGTGATGTGTTCTATGTGTTACATGTGTTCCTCAGACCTGTTAAACtcaaaaattcaaaattcactTGAGATTAACATGGATTGCAAagggtatgtatgtatagaaatgtgtgcgtacgtgcgtgtgcaaCTGATAGTAttctggttgtgtgtttgtgtgtgtgcacctgcaccTGACAGTATTCtggttgtgtgtgatttattttcaagACTGTTTTATCTTATGGGTTTTAATaagcataaaataaatgtaaaccttGTAGATTGGTATTGATGTAGCAGTTATCTTGGTGTCGATCTAGCTGTGATGTTGCTTGACCAAAATCAAGTGTGAATACTAAAGGAAATTTACACTGAGCATCTACGTCCAtgccctcacccccaccccattaAATCTGCAGCGTCTGGTGAATGTTGTATACCGATATGTAATATTATAACCAGCTAAGGCTAAATATAAGCTAGCTAACATATTCTCCAGATCTGGCGCCAGTGGAATGACTACAGAGTTCAGTTGAACTCAAATCCTCATTTGCGTATTTCGTAGTATTGACCAGGACCAACAATATGTGCGATGTTTTCACTCAATACGCAACGCGTTTTTTAACGAGTCGCAGTTCCCGTGAAACTGCTTCTTATTCGTACACACGTTTCTCGCTACGTCTCGAGCCTGTTTTTAAACCGTATGAATTTACATTATGCGGCATCGCGCCGTGCACGTGCTTTTCCAGTAGCTCCGTAGTGAAAGCTGATATGCGTGAGAATCCCGTGAACCTGGACAAACCTGAGAGCACTCTGGTTCATTAAAGACGAGATTACAGTCCTTACGGTACCAGAATACAGCATTAATGACTTTGAATTATCATTCGTATAATTATCAACATAATGAGCTGTAGTAGTAGGCTAGTTCGTACTGGTGTAGTAGCAGCAGCGTGAGAAGGCCAGACGGAAGAGGCGTGAGTCACAGCGCGAGCAAAATGGCGGAAtaagagcgagcgagcgagcttAGCTCCACGCGCAGCCTCACAGGTGAGACCAGAGATTCACACAACAGATATTAACGAACCTGGCAGACGACCGAAAGGTGATAGTTAATATCGGGTTTAGTTTGTTTCTTACAGCAGCAAAAGGAATGATTTGATTTCTCCGATGTGTGAAGATGTCCACTTCCCGTTCATAACAGTAAATAACCGCGGAGACTTCCATTTGGGAGGATCTTTTTAATTCTTTTCCTCCCATTTCCATGTACTTTCGGTCACGTTTGCTATTAGCCGTTACATTAACACGCAAAATTCAGTTCGTGCCGGTGAATCATCAAAGTCAGTCTTTCCGTTTGGTCAAAGGTTGTCAAAACCCAGGAGCCCCAGTGACTATGACGGGCTGCTAATATCaacactcactcctctctggATGTTTTGGCAGGGGATGTAGTCAGTACTTTTCCCTCCAGCTCTGTGTTTTCGTGCTGATATTCAGACCGCACCGGGGCCACGTGACATGGGTAACGCGAGCAGCGAGAGGAGCGGAGAGAAGGCGCAGCGGCGCGAGAACCGCGGTGCCAAGGATGTCGGACGGCCAAAGCTTTTAATGGACAACGTGGAGGACGGGGACATCTTTCATGGAGATGATGCCAAGGTAATTAGTGGAAGCGTGCTGCATTTTACGCATTCGTTTAAAAGAATTTAATATTGGTGTCAACTAGCACAAATAGACGTGGATAGGTTCACCTGTTTGCCTTTTTGACGATTTCGGCGTTTCTGTGTCGTCGCCGTGACTTGCGGGCCCACGTGACGTACAACTAGCATAGGACCAAGTTTCACTTCTACCGTTAAACATAGTAGCGCTGTGAGTTTGCGGAAGACGGGTGTGCACACTGGCCTACCGGACTGGGAGTGGACCTGATTAGTTAGTACAGGGCAGTTGGACTCACTTTAGGAGTGGAAGATGTGAGAAAAGAATGAGTCAGGCCTGGTTTCCCAAAGGCCTTGGCAAGTTACCATCCTATGGTGCTTAATTGGTACTAGACCAGCTGGGTGAAGGCGTGTCTAGGTCAGTAGGCGCAAGTCCTCGCTGTGGCACCTCAAAACATTTCAGCGATCTTGGAGTGGTATAGCCAGTCTGTCTGAAACTGAACATCATTAAAACTAGCAACAAAGTAAAATGCATTCATTAGACACGTACAAGTATTCTCAAAATATATTAGATAATTAGTTTAATCTAACTTATGCTCAGAATTAACCCTCACTTGTATGAATGGGGACTGACTGAAGTAAAACTGCTATTCACAAGAAAATCATGTAGGAAGTTTGGGGTAGTCTCTCTCaactaaaataatatattgattaacaaaaattactttaataaatattttagttcTGTTTGAACATTCTTCAACTCAGCTCAAATTCACAGGCTCACaggacagcaaaaaaaaaaaacaaatacagaagcAACCAACCGTGTGAGTCCCCAGTCACGCTATTCACCAACATCAGCTTGTTTTGTAGTACTTTAGTTAGGAAGGATATCGAAACACTTGATAATTAACCAACCTTCTTAAGATCAGGGTACTTTGGTATTAAGAAGCATTTGGGAAATGTAGCGTTCTGACATCATTAAGTATTGCCAGGCATGTTGGAGCAGAGAAAAGCCAAACTGTACACCTGCTGTGGGCAGGTGACTCACACTGCAATTTAACAACACTCACCTAAACTCCTGCCTGGCTGtaaacccacccacccccacccccacctcaggAGTTCCTGGCCTGGCAGAAGGATGTGGCATCAGACTCTAGGTTCCCCATCCCTGAGGAGCATCCTACCGTGTTCAGATGGTCAGGACCAGCCAAGGACGTCTGTATCTCTGGCTCCTTCAACAACTGGGCCAGCAAGATCCCTCTGTCCAAGAGGTCAGCTGGCCACAGGGGTACTGAGCTCTGGAACTGTCTGTAGTGATCATGGGAAACTAGACCTAGGTTGGCTGGAATCTGTGAGTGCACAGACCGCTCGGCTGTGCTGGGTGCTGTTACCTACAGTTCTCT
This window harbors:
- the LOC113584836 gene encoding transmembrane protein 233 isoform X1, whose product is MSSGISQLGEKERRLSISGSVAKVDEIKIPPPIRSYIFLTIFTCFCPAWPINIVALVFSLMSQKSYDNEDYDGSQRLGRVALYIAIASIIIGLLIITVFCVVHFTTNPM
- the si:dkey-63d15.12 gene encoding uncharacterized protein si:dkey-63d15.12 isoform X1; protein product: MGVKSYNISAMKYKSSIRNISHTLNLISVGRNHSGTYYCTGWTEIPVLGPKIYGTGTELIVEELPSSCSVDANVTIPTSQYTLLMSLLSFLLITVSITSVTCIMCKGRRRTPNKTKHPKQMCDLEAVQTGVGLPLSVSSDVLYAALTPPRAPETIRTHMISPDPANTDVLYSTIHITPKIMEQMVIPDTPDGV
- the si:dkey-63d15.12 gene encoding uncharacterized protein si:dkey-63d15.12 isoform X2, yielding MGVKSYNISAMKYKSSIRNISHTLNLISVGRNHSGTYYCTGWTEIPVLGPKIYGTGTELIVGRRRTPNKTKHPKQMCDLEAVQTGVGLPLSVSSDVLYAALTPPRAPETIRTHMISPDPANTDVLYSTIHITPKIMEQMVIPDTPDGV
- the LOC113584836 gene encoding transmembrane protein 233 isoform X2, with protein sequence MSSGISQLGEKERRLSISGSVAKVDEIKIPPPIRSYIFLTIFTCFCPAWPINIVALVFSLMKSYDNEDYDGSQRLGRVALYIAIASIIIGLLIITVFCVVHFTTNPM